A stretch of the Rodentibacter haemolyticus genome encodes the following:
- a CDS encoding YfcZ/YiiS family protein, translating to MTIKCKAEESLTCSCVDVGTIIDGSDCTVNVDQIYHNQTEAEQALARFTEKARKTESEPCEIVSEIISTEDGVQLKASFTFSCQAEAMIFELANR from the coding sequence ATGACGATAAAATGCAAAGCGGAAGAGTCTCTTACCTGTAGCTGTGTAGATGTAGGCACAATTATTGACGGTTCGGATTGCACCGTAAACGTAGATCAAATTTATCACAACCAAACAGAGGCGGAACAAGCTCTCGCCCGTTTCACCGAAAAAGCCCGCAAAACAGAAAGCGAACCTTGCGAAATCGTTAGTGAAATCATATCCACCGAAGACGGAGTACAACTAAAAGCAAGCTTCACTTTCAGCTGCCAAGCCGAAGCAATGATTTTTGAATTGGCAAATCGTTAA
- a CDS encoding glycosyltransferase family 9 protein, translating to MPLFNKAPKSLCILRLSAVGDVCHALAVVQCIQAYYPETKITWIIGKTESTLLEGIPNINLVIYDKKTGWQGIFNLWRQIKNERFDALLNMQTAFRASVLSLGIKAKYKIGFGKKRSREGQWLFVNRRVNDPVSPHVLDGFMAFAEYIGVPKAAPAWRLAISEQDRQFAQQFIDPSRKNLLISPCSSKAEKDWLVERYAEVANIANQHNVNVIFCSSAAKRELEMVGKITALCDFTPINAAGKTNLKQLAALIEKADLVLSPDSGPAHIATTQNTPVVGLYAYHNPLRTAPYHNLANVVSVYEQNVLREFGKPSSELPWVTKLKAKNLMAQIQVEDVITQIKTLNLWQ from the coding sequence ATGCCACTTTTTAACAAAGCCCCTAAGTCCCTCTGTATTCTTCGACTTTCAGCGGTGGGAGATGTGTGCCATGCCCTTGCTGTGGTGCAGTGTATCCAAGCCTATTATCCTGAAACGAAGATTACTTGGATCATCGGTAAAACTGAGTCGACATTACTGGAGGGAATTCCAAATATTAATTTGGTGATTTACGATAAAAAAACGGGCTGGCAAGGCATTTTTAATTTATGGCGGCAGATTAAAAATGAACGCTTTGATGCGTTATTAAATATGCAAACGGCATTTCGCGCTTCCGTGCTTTCTTTAGGCATTAAGGCTAAATACAAAATCGGTTTCGGCAAAAAACGTTCGCGCGAAGGGCAGTGGTTGTTTGTCAATCGCCGTGTAAATGATCCTGTTTCGCCGCACGTATTAGATGGCTTTATGGCGTTTGCGGAATATATCGGAGTGCCGAAAGCAGCACCTGCTTGGCGGTTAGCCATTTCTGAACAAGATCGGCAATTTGCGCAGCAATTTATAGATCCTTCACGTAAGAATTTATTGATTTCCCCCTGTTCCAGTAAAGCAGAAAAAGATTGGTTAGTAGAACGTTATGCAGAGGTGGCGAATATTGCCAATCAACATAATGTGAATGTGATATTCTGCAGTTCTGCGGCAAAAAGAGAATTAGAAATGGTCGGAAAAATTACCGCACTTTGTGATTTCACACCGATTAATGCCGCAGGTAAAACGAATCTAAAACAACTTGCCGCATTGATTGAAAAAGCGGATCTTGTGCTTTCGCCGGATTCCGGCCCGGCTCATATCGCAACAACGCAAAATACACCGGTGGTCGGGTTATATGCTTATCATAATCCGCTTCGCACCGCACCTTATCATAATTTAGCAAATGTCGTTTCCGTTTATGAACAAAATGTGTTGCGGGAGTTTGGTAAACCTTCTTCCGAATTGCCTTGGGTAACAAAATTAAAAGCGAAAAACTTGATGGCACAAATTCAGGTGGAAGATGTCATCACGCAAATAAAAACGTTAAATTTGTGGCAATAA
- a CDS encoding monovalent cation:proton antiporter-2 (CPA2) family protein gives MAAEGTGDLLRVVALLGAAVVAVPLFKRIGLGSVLGYLAAGLAIGPYGLNVVDNPTAIIHLAEFGVVMFLFVIGLEMKPSHLWSLRRQIFGLGSMQVIISAIVLTCVSVLFGVSWEVAFVSSAGFVLTSTAIVMQVLGERKELSTKRGQKIVSILLFEDLLIVPLLAIVTFLSPFEKTEAFMPWWQSAGIAMLALAALVFIGRFILNPVFRILANAKAREVMTAAALFVVLGAALLMEKAGLSMAMGAFVAGVMLSESAFRHQLEADIEPFRGLLLGLFFLGVGMALDLKVVFENWQLILLGVVALMLTKGACIYLIARLAKSTHKTALERALLMAQGGEFAFVLFSAGLSKGVIDETTNANMTAIVVLSMVLTPIILIIYEKFGSKESVEEIQPDEIDEQHPILIIGMGRFGQIVNDLLRLSGYATTIVDLNPKMIKGFNEYGIKSYFGDASRREFLIAAGLEKAEFLVVAIDNKEQVLSIVHFAREVNPNIKIIARSYDRFHTFDLYRVGADEIIRETFDSAVRTGKRTLVHLGMEEEVAEEVAKYYFNADRHEVELMSQVYDPKMGIFSNPLMRDIARECDQKMAADIQEILLRAKEKEQEDV, from the coding sequence ATGGCTGCGGAAGGCACTGGAGATTTGCTTAGGGTTGTTGCTTTATTAGGGGCGGCAGTGGTGGCGGTGCCGTTATTTAAACGAATCGGTTTAGGTTCTGTTTTAGGCTATCTTGCCGCGGGGCTGGCTATTGGGCCCTATGGTTTAAATGTCGTTGATAATCCGACTGCAATTATTCACCTTGCCGAGTTTGGTGTGGTAATGTTTTTGTTCGTGATTGGGCTTGAAATGAAACCTTCGCATTTGTGGAGTTTACGCCGCCAGATTTTTGGTTTAGGCAGTATGCAGGTGATTATTTCCGCTATTGTACTGACCTGTGTTTCCGTGCTGTTTGGGGTATCGTGGGAAGTGGCATTTGTCAGTTCTGCTGGGTTTGTGTTGACTTCTACCGCAATCGTGATGCAAGTATTGGGTGAACGTAAAGAGTTATCCACAAAGCGCGGTCAAAAAATCGTATCAATTTTGTTGTTTGAAGATCTTCTCATCGTACCATTGCTTGCTATCGTTACTTTCCTTTCTCCTTTTGAAAAAACGGAAGCTTTTATGCCTTGGTGGCAATCTGCCGGTATTGCGATGCTGGCGTTGGCTGCGTTAGTATTTATCGGTCGCTTCATTCTAAATCCGGTATTCCGTATTTTAGCTAATGCTAAAGCACGTGAAGTAATGACTGCTGCGGCGCTATTCGTTGTATTGGGGGCGGCGTTATTGATGGAAAAAGCCGGATTGTCTATGGCAATGGGCGCATTTGTAGCGGGGGTAATGCTTTCTGAATCGGCGTTTCGTCATCAATTGGAGGCCGATATTGAACCTTTCCGTGGCTTATTGCTTGGTCTTTTCTTCCTTGGTGTGGGAATGGCATTAGACTTAAAGGTTGTGTTTGAAAATTGGCAATTGATTTTACTCGGCGTCGTAGCATTAATGCTAACGAAAGGTGCCTGTATTTATCTTATCGCCCGCCTTGCAAAAAGTACGCATAAGACTGCACTTGAGCGGGCATTATTAATGGCGCAAGGCGGTGAGTTTGCTTTTGTGCTATTTTCCGCCGGTCTATCTAAAGGGGTGATTGATGAGACGACTAATGCGAATATGACGGCAATTGTTGTGCTTTCCATGGTGCTTACGCCAATCATTCTTATCATTTATGAAAAATTTGGCTCGAAAGAAAGTGTTGAAGAAATTCAACCGGATGAAATTGATGAGCAGCACCCAATCCTAATTATCGGAATGGGACGTTTCGGACAAATTGTCAACGACCTACTACGTTTAAGTGGTTACGCTACTACAATTGTGGATCTTAATCCGAAAATGATTAAGGGTTTTAATGAATATGGTATTAAATCCTACTTTGGTGATGCTTCCCGCCGTGAGTTTTTAATCGCCGCAGGATTGGAAAAGGCGGAATTTCTTGTGGTTGCCATTGATAATAAAGAGCAGGTATTGTCTATTGTGCATTTTGCGCGAGAAGTGAATCCTAACATTAAAATTATTGCCCGTTCTTATGATCGTTTTCATACTTTTGATTTATACCGAGTCGGTGCTGATGAAATTATTCGTGAAACCTTTGATTCTGCGGTGAGAACAGGTAAGCGAACATTAGTTCATCTTGGTATGGAAGAAGAAGTTGCGGAAGAAGTCGCGAAATATTATTTTAATGCTGATCGCCACGAGGTAGAGTTAATGTCTCAAGTTTATGATCCGAAAATGGGGATTTTTAGTAATCCGTTGATGCGTGATATTGCACGTGAATGTGATCAGAAGATGGCAGCAGATATTCAAGAAATCTTGTTAAGAGCAAAAGAAAAAGAACAAGAGGACGTGTAA
- the glyS gene encoding glycine--tRNA ligase subunit beta — MTTQNFLVEIGTEELPPKALKTLATAFAENVENELNQAGLSFDKIEWLASPRRLAVKVLALATQQPSKEIEKRGPAVSAAFDQDGKPTKAAEGWARSCGITVDQAERLATDKGEWLVYRATVEGKATKDLLADVVSTSLAKLPIPKPMRWADKSVQFIRPVHTVTMLLGDELIEGEILGVASARTIRGHRFLGEREFEIQHADQYPQLLREKGSVVADFNERKAEILAKSQAKATALGGVADIDESLLEEVTSLVEFPNVLTAKFEERFLTVPAEALVCTMKGDQKYFPIYDKDGKLLPHFIFVSNINPEDPTAIIEGNEKVVRPRLTDAEFFFKTDLKQKLIDRLPRLETVLFQQQLGTLRDKTARIEQLAGEIAKQIGADETKAKRAGLLSKCDLMTNMVFEFTDTQGVMGMHYARHDGEDEDVAVALNEQYMPRFAGDELPKSLVASSVALADKLDTLTGIFGIGQAPKGSADPFALRRAALGVLRILVEKNLPLDLMDLVQKSAALFGDKLTNKNVVEDVVDFMLGRFRAWYQDEGIAVDVIQAVLSRRPTRPADFDARVRAVSHFRTLDSAQALAAANKRVANILAKTESAIGEINLAACLEPAEKALAEIVLGLQSEVQPLIAKGEYSAVLDKLANLRTPVDNFFDNVMVNAEDPVLRQNRLAILNTLQDLFLQVADISVLQA, encoded by the coding sequence AGGTGTTAGCACTTGCAACACAACAGCCGAGCAAAGAAATTGAAAAACGTGGTCCTGCGGTGTCGGCAGCATTTGATCAAGATGGCAAACCGACCAAAGCGGCCGAAGGCTGGGCACGTAGTTGTGGTATTACTGTGGATCAAGCCGAACGTCTTGCGACCGACAAAGGAGAATGGTTGGTTTACCGTGCCACCGTTGAGGGCAAAGCGACTAAAGATTTGCTGGCGGATGTCGTCTCGACAAGCCTTGCGAAATTACCGATTCCAAAACCTATGCGTTGGGCTGACAAAAGCGTGCAATTTATTCGCCCTGTTCACACCGTAACAATGTTGCTCGGCGATGAATTGATTGAAGGTGAAATTTTAGGTGTGGCGAGCGCTCGAACCATTCGGGGGCATCGTTTCTTAGGCGAGCGAGAGTTTGAAATTCAACACGCAGACCAATATCCGCAATTATTGCGTGAGAAAGGTTCTGTGGTAGCGGATTTTAACGAGCGTAAAGCGGAGATTCTTGCAAAATCTCAAGCAAAAGCGACCGCACTTGGCGGCGTGGCTGATATTGACGAAAGTTTGCTTGAGGAAGTTACCTCATTAGTGGAATTTCCGAATGTGCTTACCGCAAAATTTGAAGAACGTTTCCTTACCGTGCCGGCTGAAGCCTTGGTTTGCACCATGAAAGGCGATCAAAAATATTTCCCAATCTATGATAAAGACGGCAAATTATTACCGCACTTTATTTTTGTATCGAATATCAATCCTGAAGATCCGACTGCGATTATTGAAGGAAACGAAAAGGTAGTTCGCCCGCGTTTAACGGATGCGGAATTTTTCTTCAAAACCGATTTAAAACAAAAATTGATTGATCGCTTACCTCGTTTAGAAACCGTGTTGTTCCAACAACAGCTTGGCACATTACGCGATAAAACCGCTCGTATTGAACAACTTGCAGGCGAAATCGCAAAACAAATCGGGGCGGATGAAACCAAAGCGAAACGTGCCGGTTTACTTTCAAAATGCGACTTGATGACTAATATGGTGTTTGAATTTACCGATACGCAAGGTGTGATGGGCATGCACTATGCCCGCCACGATGGTGAAGACGAAGATGTTGCCGTAGCCTTAAACGAACAATATATGCCGCGTTTTGCCGGTGATGAATTACCGAAATCATTGGTGGCAAGCAGTGTCGCCTTAGCGGATAAATTAGATACCTTAACGGGGATTTTCGGTATCGGACAAGCCCCTAAAGGGAGTGCCGATCCATTTGCGCTACGCCGTGCGGCATTAGGTGTGTTGCGTATTCTCGTAGAGAAAAACTTGCCACTTGATTTAATGGATTTGGTTCAAAAATCAGCCGCACTTTTCGGTGATAAACTTACGAATAAGAATGTTGTTGAAGACGTAGTGGATTTTATGCTGGGGCGTTTCCGTGCGTGGTATCAAGACGAAGGTATTGCGGTGGATGTGATTCAAGCGGTACTTTCCCGCCGCCCTACCCGTCCTGCCGATTTTGATGCGCGGGTGCGTGCGGTATCGCATTTCCGCACTTTAGATTCTGCTCAAGCTTTGGCTGCGGCAAACAAGCGTGTAGCGAATATTCTTGCTAAAACGGAGAGTGCTATTGGTGAGATCAATTTAGCCGCGTGCTTGGAGCCGGCTGAAAAAGCACTGGCTGAAATCGTACTTGGATTACAATCGGAAGTACAACCGCTGATTGCTAAAGGCGAATACAGCGCCGTATTAGATAAATTGGCTAACTTGCGCACGCCGGTGGATAATTTCTTTGATAACGTGATGGTGAATGCGGAAGATCCTGTATTACGTCAAAACCGTTTGGCAATTTTAAATACACTGCAAGATTTGTTCTTGCAAGTGGCGGATATCTCTGTCCTTCAAGCGTAA
- a CDS encoding ABC transporter ATP-binding protein: MFNKIFSWFENRLNPYPESNPITPEKGLFRFIWSSIDGMKGWIFLLAILTVGTGVMEALLFQFMGLLVDWLGTYTPATLWQEKGHLLLGMAALLVLSIVWSFIGVNVRLQTLQGVFPMRLRWNFHRLMLGQSLSFYQDEFAGRVSAKVMQTALAVRDTVMTIADMLVYVVVYFITSGLVLAALDTWFLLPFGIWIVLFVIILKLLIPRLAKTAERQADARSLMTGRITDAYSNIATVKLFSHGAREASYAKRSMEEFMVTVHAQMRLASSLDTLTYASNIFLTLSTAILGVILWQQGQTSVGAIATATAMALRVNGLSRWIMWESARLFENIGTVNDGMNTLTKPHTIVDKSNSTPLQVKRGEIKFNDITFAYDPTKPLLNHFNLTIKPGEKVGLIGRSGAGKSTIVNLLLRFYEAQHGTITIDGQNVLDVKQESLRSQIGLVTQDTSLLHRSVRENIIYGRPNATEEEMKQAAERAEAADFIPFLRDEQGRQGYDAHVGERGVKLSGGQRQRIAIARVMLKDAPILLLDEATSALDSEVEVAIQESLDKMMENKTVIAIAHRLSTIAAMDRLIVLDKGQIVEQGSHAELLEQNGLYAKLWKHQSGGFLSQHDD; this comes from the coding sequence ATGTTTAACAAAATTTTTTCGTGGTTTGAAAACCGTTTAAATCCGTATCCGGAAAGTAATCCGATCACACCGGAAAAAGGTTTGTTCCGTTTTATTTGGTCTAGTATTGACGGTATGAAAGGCTGGATTTTCTTGCTGGCGATCTTAACGGTCGGTACGGGGGTAATGGAAGCGTTACTGTTCCAATTTATGGGATTGCTCGTTGACTGGTTAGGCACCTATACGCCGGCAACCTTGTGGCAGGAGAAAGGTCATTTATTGTTGGGAATGGCTGCACTGCTTGTATTAAGCATTGTGTGGTCTTTTATTGGCGTAAATGTTCGTTTACAAACGTTGCAAGGCGTATTCCCTATGCGTTTACGCTGGAATTTTCACCGTTTAATGCTGGGGCAAAGTTTAAGTTTTTATCAAGATGAATTTGCCGGTCGGGTTTCCGCCAAAGTAATGCAAACGGCACTTGCCGTGCGTGATACCGTAATGACGATTGCGGATATGTTGGTTTATGTGGTGGTGTATTTTATCACTTCAGGTTTGGTATTGGCGGCATTAGATACATGGTTCTTATTGCCGTTTGGTATTTGGATTGTGCTATTCGTTATCATTTTAAAGTTATTAATTCCACGTTTAGCCAAAACGGCGGAACGCCAAGCGGATGCACGTTCGTTGATGACAGGACGTATTACGGATGCCTATTCAAACATTGCAACCGTAAAATTATTCTCCCATGGTGCACGTGAAGCCTCCTACGCAAAACGTTCTATGGAAGAATTTATGGTAACGGTGCATGCACAGATGCGTTTGGCAAGCTCGCTTGATACGCTAACTTATGCCTCTAATATTTTTCTGACGTTAAGCACGGCAATATTAGGCGTGATTTTATGGCAACAAGGGCAAACCAGTGTGGGGGCAATTGCCACGGCAACGGCAATGGCATTACGGGTGAATGGGCTTTCTCGCTGGATTATGTGGGAATCCGCCCGTTTATTTGAAAATATCGGTACGGTAAATGACGGTATGAATACGCTCACTAAGCCGCACACCATTGTGGATAAATCGAATAGTACGCCGCTACAAGTGAAACGAGGTGAGATTAAATTTAATGATATTACCTTTGCCTATGATCCGACAAAGCCTTTATTGAATCATTTTAACCTTACCATTAAACCGGGGGAAAAAGTCGGGTTAATCGGACGTTCCGGTGCAGGTAAATCCACCATTGTAAATTTGTTACTCCGTTTTTATGAAGCTCAACACGGCACGATTACCATTGATGGACAAAATGTATTGGATGTGAAACAAGAAAGTTTGCGCAGTCAAATCGGTTTAGTAACGCAGGATACTTCCTTACTTCACCGCTCGGTACGTGAAAATATTATTTATGGTCGCCCAAATGCGACAGAAGAAGAAATGAAACAGGCGGCAGAGCGGGCTGAAGCGGCGGATTTCATTCCATTCTTGCGTGATGAGCAAGGTCGTCAAGGTTATGATGCGCATGTCGGTGAACGCGGTGTGAAACTTTCCGGCGGTCAACGCCAACGTATCGCTATTGCCCGTGTTATGTTGAAAGATGCCCCGATTCTGTTACTTGATGAAGCCACAAGTGCGTTGGATTCCGAGGTAGAAGTTGCGATTCAAGAAAGTCTGGACAAAATGATGGAAAATAAAACGGTTATTGCGATTGCACACCGTTTATCAACCATTGCCGCAATGGATCGTTTAATTGTGTTGGATAAAGGTCAAATTGTCGAACAAGGCTCACATGCCGAGTTACTTGAACAAAACGGACTTTATGCCAAACTTTGGAAACACCAAAGCGGTGGTTTCCTAAGCCAGCATGATGACTAG
- a CDS encoding 3-deoxy-D-manno-octulosonic acid kinase codes for MFEYQHNNQFFIFNFDRTFDTQTEFFNPEFWQSQQCILGSAKGRGTTYFLQTKDWFGVNCALRHYYRGGLWGKFNKDRYHFSSLEKTRSFAEFRLLQRLYNADLPVPKPIGARVKKGQLGICYQADILTEKIENAQDLTALLSNETLPTEIWQQMGRLIRQLHDLQICHSDLNAHNILVQQTVQGQKCWLLDFDKCGEKSGDSWKMENLDRLYRSFIKEVGKMNIRFNEQNWSDLTDAYHQN; via the coding sequence ATGTTTGAATATCAACATAACAATCAATTTTTCATCTTCAATTTTGACCGCACTTTCGATACCCAAACGGAATTTTTTAATCCTGAATTTTGGCAATCCCAACAATGCATTTTGGGATCTGCAAAAGGGCGCGGTACAACATATTTTCTGCAAACGAAAGATTGGTTTGGGGTAAATTGTGCACTTCGCCACTATTATCGTGGTGGTTTATGGGGAAAGTTTAATAAAGATCGCTATCATTTTTCTTCCCTTGAAAAAACCCGTAGTTTTGCAGAATTTCGATTATTACAAAGGTTATACAACGCCGATTTACCCGTGCCGAAACCTATCGGCGCACGTGTAAAAAAAGGACAACTCGGTATTTGTTATCAAGCGGATATTCTGACGGAAAAAATAGAAAATGCCCAAGATTTGACCGCACTTTTATCAAATGAAACATTACCAACGGAAATATGGCAGCAAATGGGGCGACTAATCCGACAATTGCACGACTTACAAATTTGCCATTCAGATCTAAATGCGCACAATATTTTGGTACAACAAACCGTGCAAGGACAAAAATGTTGGTTATTAGACTTTGATAAGTGCGGCGAAAAATCGGGGGATTCTTGGAAAATGGAAAATCTAGATCGCCTTTATCGCTCTTTCATAAAGGAAGTGGGCAAAATGAATATTCGATTTAACGAACAAAACTGGTCGGATTTAACGGACGCTTATCATCAAAATTAA
- a CDS encoding helix-turn-helix domain-containing protein: protein MGKHYSTDFKLNIVKMIRNDQLGIREAAERYHISSHASIVNWLQRFQKQGMNGLIRQPNKGYSQKMKKYDGSETVKDLTDRNALLKRIEYLEAENDVLKKLKALREQKVKRKKGT from the coding sequence ATGGGCAAACATTATTCAACAGACTTTAAATTAAACATCGTTAAAATGATACGAAACGACCAATTAGGTATCCGAGAAGCGGCAGAACGCTACCATATCTCAAGCCATGCCTCTATCGTAAATTGGTTGCAACGTTTCCAAAAACAAGGTATGAACGGGCTTATTCGCCAACCTAATAAGGGATATTCACAAAAAATGAAAAAATATGATGGTTCGGAGACGGTCAAAGACCTGACGGATAGAAATGCGCTTTTAAAACGAATAGAATACCTTGAAGCGGAAAATGATGTGCTAAAAAAGTTAAAAGCCTTGCGGGAGCAGAAAGTCAAAAGGAAAAAAGGGACATAG
- a CDS encoding cupin domain-containing protein: MDYLDRLTHLAQVRGEINIHCLFQGEWQINYEEQHNDKGIFHFIEEGECWLTFGEKTFHLKTGDIFFLPQSLPHLMSNLAEGKPSVPLKKEQQGIFQIHQIGQGTPNFKMFCGAFYYQKNALLIESLPTYLHLNLCDTPIHPLIRLFLQEAQKQESGTQSVIDALANVLFIYILRDVISRSVIDKGVLYALQDKRLNTVLVQLLQSPAKQWHIEQLAKLAAMSRANFIRVFQQQLGMSPGKFLTKVRLDLAAFLLKQSQQSILAIALEVGYQSEAHFSKAFKNVYQLSPSQYRKLSSL; this comes from the coding sequence ATGGATTATTTAGATAGGCTCACGCATTTAGCTCAAGTACGCGGTGAAATTAATATCCACTGCCTTTTTCAAGGCGAATGGCAGATCAACTATGAAGAACAGCATAATGACAAAGGCATCTTTCATTTTATTGAAGAAGGCGAGTGTTGGCTGACATTCGGTGAAAAGACCTTTCATTTGAAGACCGGCGATATCTTTTTTCTTCCGCAAAGCCTACCGCACTTGATGAGTAATTTAGCGGAAGGGAAGCCTTCCGTTCCTTTAAAAAAGGAACAACAAGGTATTTTTCAAATTCATCAAATCGGACAGGGTACGCCGAATTTTAAAATGTTTTGCGGTGCGTTTTATTATCAGAAAAATGCCCTATTGATAGAATCATTGCCGACTTATTTACATTTAAATTTATGTGATACGCCGATTCACCCTTTGATTCGATTATTTTTACAGGAAGCCCAAAAACAAGAAAGCGGCACGCAATCGGTTATTGATGCGCTGGCAAATGTGTTATTTATTTATATTTTACGTGATGTGATTTCTCGCAGTGTGATTGATAAAGGCGTATTGTATGCCCTGCAAGATAAGCGTCTTAATACGGTGCTGGTGCAATTATTGCAATCGCCGGCGAAGCAGTGGCATATTGAACAACTTGCTAAGTTGGCGGCGATGTCACGTGCGAATTTTATTCGTGTGTTTCAGCAGCAATTGGGAATGTCTCCCGGTAAGTTTCTTACCAAAGTGCGGTTAGATTTAGCGGCGTTTTTGTTAAAGCAATCGCAACAGTCAATACTGGCTATTGCGTTGGAGGTGGGCTATCAATCGGAGGCGCATTTTAGTAAAGCCTTTAAGAATGTTTATCAGCTCTCCCCAAGTCAATATCGGAAATTGTCTTCTCTATAA
- a CDS encoding carboxymuconolactone decarboxylase family protein, protein MFTDWKEHTSHVKKSFAALGKQHPKMLQAYQALGAAAAEGNVLDAKTRELIALAVAVTTRCESCISVHAEEAVKAGATEAEVSAALAMSIALNAGAAYTYSLRALEAYHTQKGE, encoded by the coding sequence ATGTTTACAGATTGGAAAGAACATACATCACACGTTAAAAAATCATTTGCCGCACTTGGTAAACAACACCCGAAAATGTTACAAGCCTATCAAGCATTAGGCGCAGCCGCTGCCGAAGGTAATGTACTCGATGCGAAAACCCGCGAATTAATCGCGCTTGCAGTGGCAGTTACAACCCGTTGTGAAAGCTGCATTAGTGTTCACGCAGAAGAGGCAGTGAAAGCCGGTGCGACAGAAGCCGAAGTGTCTGCGGCACTTGCGATGTCTATCGCCTTAAATGCAGGTGCGGCATACACTTATTCTTTACGCGCATTAGAAGCTTACCATACACAAAAAGGTGAGTAA
- the rdgB gene encoding RdgB/HAM1 family non-canonical purine NTP pyrophosphatase — translation MTKKIVLATGNKGKVKEMADVLATFGFEVIAQTDLGIESPEETGLTFVENALLKARYAAKKSGLPAIADDSGLVVAALNGAPGLYSARYAGEDGNDAKNRQKLLAELANTAETERNAKFVSCIVFLQHPTDPSPIIAEGECHGVIGFEEKGENGFGYDSLFFSPEQGCTFAELETAEKKKISHRARALNILKAKLSI, via the coding sequence ATGACAAAAAAAATCGTACTTGCTACAGGCAACAAAGGTAAAGTGAAAGAGATGGCTGATGTGTTGGCAACCTTTGGCTTTGAGGTTATCGCACAAACGGATTTAGGTATTGAAAGCCCGGAAGAAACAGGATTAACTTTCGTGGAAAATGCCTTATTGAAAGCCCGTTATGCTGCTAAAAAATCCGGTTTGCCCGCCATTGCCGATGATTCGGGATTAGTCGTAGCAGCGCTTAACGGCGCACCGGGGCTATATTCCGCCCGTTATGCCGGCGAAGACGGCAATGATGCGAAAAATCGCCAAAAATTATTGGCAGAACTTGCAAATACTGCGGAAACGGAACGTAATGCAAAATTTGTCAGTTGCATCGTTTTTTTACAGCATCCGACCGATCCCTCCCCCATTATTGCAGAGGGTGAATGCCATGGCGTGATTGGTTTTGAAGAAAAGGGCGAAAACGGTTTTGGCTATGACAGCCTATTTTTCAGCCCTGAACAAGGCTGTACTTTTGCCGAATTAGAAACCGCAGAGAAGAAAAAAATCTCTCATCGTGCACGTGCATTAAACATATTGAAAGCAAAACTTAGCATATAA